A genomic window from Salvia splendens isolate huo1 chromosome 11, SspV2, whole genome shotgun sequence includes:
- the LOC121754842 gene encoding transcription factor bHLH25-like, with protein sequence MEISTFRNIADFGTMDYSLFFQQWPIMDDFNSSSCAFSEGFHHSYIPNPPLPDLKRAAEAGPGGETRPSKQLKQERMSNSPPPLTSFAHSPVVGVVRPKEETWFPQTIDQTSNNVIKPCHGIKRINPSNTKLAQAQDHILAERKRREKLSQRFIALSALVPGLKKMDKASVLGDAIKYMKQLQEKVKALEEKAKKTTVESVVFVKKYEVSGGDGTGDRDSSNGAAVCEPLPEIEARFCDKDVLISIHCEKRKGVLEKIVAEIEKLHLSVINSSAMTFGDSFLSITIIAQKDGDSGMNMKELVKSLRSAIV encoded by the exons ATGGAGATTTCCACCTTCAGAAACATAGCTGATTTC GGAACTATggattattctctctttttccaGCAATGGCCAATAATGGATGATTTCAACTCaagttcttgtgctttttcggAAGGGTTTCATCACTCCTACATCCCGAACCCGCCTCTGCCAGACCTCAAGAGGGCGGCAGAGGCGGGCCCGGGCGGGGAAACGCGGCCGTCTAAGCAGCTGAAGCAAGAGAGGATGTCAAATTCACCCCCTCCATTAACAAGCTTTGCACATAGCCCTGTTGTGGGAGTTGTGAGGCCTAAAGAGGAGACATGGTTCCCTCAAACCATTGACCAAACCTCGAATAATGTGATCAAGCCATGCCATGGGATCAAGAGAATCAATCCATCCAACACCAAGCTTGCTCAAGCACAAGACCATATCTTGGCTGAGAGAAAGAGGAGGGAGAAGCTTAGCCAGAGGTTCATCGCCTTGTCGGCCCTCGTCCCCGGTCTCAAAAAG ATGGATAAGGCCTCGGTTCTTGGAGATGCGATCAAGTACATGAAGCAGCTCCAGGAAAAGGTGAAGGCGCTAGAGGAGAAGGCGAAGAAGACGACCGTGGAATCGGTGGTGTTTGTCAAGAAATACGAAGTGAGCGGTGGAGATGGCACCGGAGATCGGGATTCCTCCAACGGGGCAGCGGTCTGCGAACCGCTCCCGGAGATCGAAGCGAGATTCTGCGACAAGGATGTGCTGATTAGCATCCACTGTGAGAAGAGGAAAGGGGTTTTGGAGAAAATCGTTGCAGAGATTGAGAAGCTCCATTTGTCAGTTATCAATAGCAGCGCCATGACTTTCGGAGATTCTTTCCTCAGCATAACAATAATTGCACAG AAGGATGGCGATTCCGGTATGAACATGAAGGAACTGGTGAAGAGTTTACGCAGTGCTATCGTATGA
- the LOC121754843 gene encoding uncharacterized protein LOC121754843 — protein MDGKDIQSDLHALKRLYGLLKKDEGEASDPGSDSLDSHSRVFLKNLLDLATKRVLKTHSEVIAGQAETSGALSPARLQQLDETFSEERPTPRSRLSLAAEGDQSFSGRNTADWSQAGATEHSIRRVPSIGQKRCRVCQRNTVKQLGSTEETHFHELAQNSNTYVDHQHRQEKEAGWLSSHVSDDSKYEKRRQRPSDLSVVGDADSSNRMETDISKMSHYDMQTISKPDVPDCLSQEASNAIKQIESCMSGLHMGEDHLDLYEKTSSQPQTHFRETESAVTKYDPTIGTSLGQRDMDDFVYPMRQLPRMSAEEGNQPHFSLSQRYKTAQPTKAVLKQSKNKIIQNEPVPYTEVLDLSEESTDRVKFPTERVNKIYVQNLNAFVETIEPGNWIVSSNGYVPGGVALIPKQTSYVTPCCPAASSASNIESRYQSRTVAEDKENKPSVSFANPKNHPPVVNKKVTHLLPSSGFHGNQSDAWDKAGVGKNRHYTAAGRTSLQNKESDDTATDSYPSSSSQQTSSRDSNSEDYSVTDGSREPQYVTSSKSSENWDSPLSHGSASEEDVYSSSSREGARESTASSSSKNEESSSSEQPIRSNATAKHSKSKKPGPSKAGKAGATLKKQTGILKRLKDKLALVFHHHHHHHHHHHHHHNRGAHTKDDTNMSCSSSLDKHKGKAASPKRHDDAHGGAKAVEKIGKSKTGEKRQKSNFGGLVGGLVRHARHSKKPKRDKGTSECGQKRTVKKSHWWKVLQHHQQSKLHHKAHLKLGLGKKKARLKALPTID, from the exons ATGGATGGGAAGGACATCCAATCAGATCTCCATGCCCTTAAAAGACTCTACGGGCTTCTCAAAAAAGATGAAGGCGAAGCATCAGACCCCGGCTCTGATTCG CTAGATTCGCATTCTCgggttttcttaaagaatcttTTGGATTTGGCGACTAAGAGAGTCCTCAAGACACATTCAGAA GTCATTGCAGGTCAAGCCGAAACATCAGGGGCACTTTCACCTGCTCGGCTTCAGCAACTAGATGAGACGTTCTCTGAGGAACGACCTACTCCACGTTCAAGATTGTCATTAGCCGCAGAAGGTGATCAAAGTTTTAGTGGCAGAAATACTGCTGACTGGAGTCAAGCAGGTGCTACGGAACACTCAATTCGCAGAGTTCCTTCAATTGGACAGAAACGTTGCAGGGTTTGTCAAAGGAACACTGTCAAACAACTTGGATCCACAGAGGAGACTCATTTTCATGAACTGGCACAGAACTCAAACACATACGTTGATCATCAGCATCggcaggagaaagaagctggaTGGTTATCAAGTCATGTGTCGGATGATTCAAAATACGAGAAGCGGAGGCAGAGGCCGTCCGATTTGAGCGTAGTTGGAGATGCAGATTCATCTAATAGAATGGAAACTGACATCTCAAAAATGAGTCATTATGATATGCAAACCATAAGTAAACCTGATGTACCTGACTGCTTATCTCAAGAAGCTTCCAATGCAATCAAGCAGATTGAATCATGTATGTCAGGATTGCATATGGGAGAAGATCACTTGGACTTGTATGAGAAGACTTCTTCTCAACCGCAGACTCACTTTCGAGAAACAGAGTCAGCTGTGACAAAATATGATCCAACCATTGGAACGAGTTTAG GCCAAAGGGATATGGACGATTTCGTTTATCCAATGCGTCAACTGCCTAGAATGTCAGCAGAAGAGGGAAACCAGCCACATTTCTCCTTGAGTCAAAGATACAAGACGGCTCAGCCTACTAAGGCTGTGTTGAAGCaatcaaaaaacaaaatcatcCAGAATGAACCAGTTCCGTACACTGAAGTCTTAGACCTATCAGAAGAGTCGACCGACAGAGTCAAGTTTCCGACAGAGAGAGTAAACAAGATTTATGTTCAGAATCTGAATGCCTTTGTGGAGACAATCGAGCCAGGGAACTGGATAGTGAGTTCCAATGGTTATGTGCCTGGTGGTGTTGCACTAATTCCAAAGCAGACATCCTATGTTACCCCTTGTTGTCCAGCCGCTTCTTCTGCTTCTAACATTGAGAGTCGTTATCAAAGCCGAACTGTCGCGGAGGACAAAGAAAACAAGCCATCGGTCAGCTTCGCGAATCCAAAAAACCATCCACCTGTCGTAAATAAGAAAGTGACTCACCTTTTACCGAGCTCAGGCTTCCATGGAAATCAGTCGGATGCATGGGACAAGGCTGGCGTGGGAAAGAACAGGCACTACACAGCTGCAGGAAGGACTTCTTTGCAGAATAAAGAATCAGACGATACAGCCACTGACTCATACCCCAGCTCGAGCAGTCAGCAAACAAGCAGTCGTGATAGCAATAGTGAAGATTATTCTGTGACAGATGGAAGTAGAGAGCCTCAATATGTTACTTCGAGTAAAAGCAGTGAAAATTGGGATTCCCCTCTGTCACATGGAAGTGCCAGTGAGGAAGATGTTTACTCCTCATCTAGCAGAGAGGGAGCTCGTGAATCTACTGCCAGTAGCAGCAGTAAAAATGAGGAGTCCTCATCGTCTGAACAGCCAATCCGAAGCAATGCAACGGCCAAGCACTCTAAATCAAAGAAACCAGGTCCTAGCAAGGCCGGGAAGGCTGGCGCTACCCTTAAAAAGCAAACTGGGATCCTGAAGAGGCTGAAAGATAAGCTGGCGCTAGtcttccaccaccaccaccaccatcatcatcatcaccaccaccaccataatCGCGGTGCTCATACTAAAGATGACACAAATATGAGCTGTAGCTCCTCCTTGGACAAGCACAAAGGGAAAGCCGCAAGCCCTAAAAGACATGATGACGCGCATGGAGGAGCAAAGGCTGTTGAAAAGATTGGAAAATCCAAGACTGGCGAGAAAAGGCAGAAGAGTAATTTCGGTGGGCTGGTGGGAGGTCTGGTGAGGCACGCACGACACTCAAAGAAGCCGAAACGAGATAAAGGTACGAGTGAGTGTGGGCAGAAGAGGACAGTGAAGAAGTCTCACTGGTGGAAGGTGCTGCAACACCATCAACAATCCAAGTTGCACCACAAAGCTCATTTGAAGCTTGGACTAGGTAAGAAAAAAGCTCGCTTAAAAGCTCTCCCTACTATTGATTGA
- the LOC121754002 gene encoding probable protein S-acyltransferase 23: MASSEIEIEIVSDSSQQKPANGNPNEVHIVDVYSAAAYGDFEKLRNFVENEGVSVSHPDGNGYYPLQWAALNNFADICQYIIERGGDVNAKDNAGQTALHWAAVRGSIAAADVLLQNGARVEADDLNGYRAVHVAAQYGQTAFLNYVVAKYQADFDAPDSHGRSALHWAAVKGFADTIRLLLFRDASQGRQDKEGCTPLHWAALRGNVEACSVLAHAGSKEELLVKDKAGKTPLELASDKGHRHIALFLSNALRARSKGWKHRICSRHDGTVGYAPVLFSLVVVNVILFISCVLFAPNLTKVTAIVGLWGWTGVSFAVGSLIMFARCSSEDPGYIKIGTANHSDAEDPLLNIDLNSNWNGNWSQLCPTCKIIRPVRSKHCAICGRCVEQFDHHCPWISNCVGKRNKRDFVVFLCFGTITALIGGAVALHRIRTSVLPVPTGESWSHFILLNHPGLIAFLVMDAAIFIASATLLSMQATQIARNITTNEVSNAIRYGYLRGPDGRFRNPYNHGCWKNCSDFVIHGYTDDNEISWPPLQQVAR; the protein is encoded by the exons ATGGCGTCGTCTGAAATTGAAATCGAAATTGTTTCGGATTCCAGCCAACAGAAGCCTGCCAATGGGAACCCTAACGAAGTCCATATCGTCGACGTTTACTCGGCCGCAGCCTATGGAGACTTCGAGAAGCTGCGGAACTTCGTCGAAAATGAAGGCGTTTCTGTCTCCCATCCCGACGGCAACGGATACTACCCCCTCCAGTGGGCCGCTCTCAACAACTTCGCCGACATTTGCCAATACATTATTGAA AGAGGTGGAGATGTGAATGCGAAGGATAATGCGGGACAGACGGCGTTGCATTGGGCTGCAGTTCGTGGATCGATAGCAGCTGCAGATGTCCTGCTGCAGAATGGGGCTCGTGTCGAGGCTGATGATTTGAACGGTTATCGG GCAGTTCATGTTGCTGCTCAGTATGGCCAAACAGCATTCCTCAATTACGTTGTAGCTAAGTATCAAGCTGATTTTGATGCACCGGACAGTCACGGAAGGAGCGCATTACACTG GGCTGCCGTTAAAGGGTTTGCTGATACTATTAGATTGCTTTTGTTTAGAGATGCTTCCCAAGGAAGGCAGGATAAAGAAG GCTGTACGCCTTTGCACTGGGCTGCATTGAGAGGAAATGTTGAGGCCTGCAGTGTGCTTGCACATGCAGGTTCTAAGGAGGAATTATTGGTAAAAGATAAGGCGGGGAAAACTCCTCTGGAGCTTGCTTCTGATAAAGGTCATCGGCATATCGCTCTTTTCCTT TCAAATGCATTGAGGGCAAGAAGCAAGGGTTGGAAACACAGGATATGCTCTAGACATGATGGAACAGTTGGTTATGCCCCAGTTCTTTTCTCATTAGTGGTTGTTAATGTGATACTGTTCATTAGCTGTGTCCTTTTTG CTCCTAATCTAACAAAAGTTACTGCAATTGTTGGACTTTGGGGATGGACGGGCGTATCTTTTGCTGTTGGTTCTTTAATCATGTTCGCCCGGTGCAGTAG TGAAGATCCAGGTTATATAAAAATTGGAACTGCTAACCATTCTGATGCTGAG GATCCTTTATTGAACATTGATTTGAATAGCAACTGGAATGGAAATTGGTCTCAACTCTGCCCTACCTGCAAG ATTATAAGACCAGTTCGTTCTAAGCATTGTGCCATATGTGGACGCTGTGTGGAGCAGTTTGACCACCACTGTCCCTGGATCTCAAATTGTGTGGGAAAG AGGAACAAgcgggattttgttgtttttctctGCTTCGGAACTATAACAGCATTGATTGGCGGGGCAGTTGCTTTACACA GAATTCGGACATCTGTACTACCCGTGCCAACTGGTGAAAGCTGGAGCCATTTCATATTATTGAACCATCCTGGTCTCATCGCGTTCCTGGTTATGGATGCTGCTATCTTTATTGCTTCAGCAACTTTATTGTCAATGCAGGCTACCCAG ATTGCTCGAAATATCACCACAAACGAAGTGTCAAATGCAATACGCTATGGTTATCTTCGGGGACCAGATGGGCGTTTCCGGAACCCATATAATCATGGCTGTTGGAAGAATTGCTCGGATTTTGTAATACACGGCTACACAGACGACAACGAGATTTCTTGGCCTCCCCTACAGCAGGTGGCCAGATAG